From one Catenuloplanes nepalensis genomic stretch:
- a CDS encoding discoidin domain-containing protein, whose protein sequence is MHPPRTLTGLTVAASAAAILVAVAPATPAAAAPSNDPSCNTIVNGTPAGPAGQSATGYVLNVGGASELANIHTPAGQTQASFPYMIGADTVAADGTPIRRQTANFSLTPDDANATPRAGQVTSVDGAQTFPASTYTEDVLATPALGGVVRLRSGVLLGYSFKAQAGKHTGTQVTYTAFRSTDDGATWASEDAVFNMVSNSLGTRVAGQPLELTDGTILVTIYGTFSDGVSDRVQLLASTDGGRTFTRRAIIANGNASNGYNETGIAQLPNGKLIAVMRHHVPQSDGTVRGLGTPVFTTSANNGTTWAALANLSVSFPYGFDPINDTTGAFTAVQPDLKLMPNGVLVLRGGRPDNWVAISTNGEGTGWVGQLTYRNCPSDGNRVHGSTGYGGIDYVAANRGVVIGDNCELTWACVTAAETDFTVDKRTKVWRRWFDVLTPDVGRIDLATKYRQGHISVSTNMTDSITGHPRARVDGAFDGSTEYWSSAVKADGSGEFTINLDRQYPLTKVGLALRNGRQATGHVSVSSDLTNWTPVATATDRTHLAMEYFTIPAGTNARFVRVELPETAGCDTGLGATCAFLNEIELYSAINSFENDPVNNRPRGFTEIVQSWQTQRTPELADNSSASALRIIDTNPEAHSQVNFNGPAGTTKRLEFRIKPIELHGHLFDVVGRNSAGTSVATHHFAVQANGSLARYNGTAWVTLTPAGTIGVGSWSTIVVTANVNTASIEVNGETVASNLPKWNTSTTLYGYRFASSGTAPVGDNFLIDDVLFTS, encoded by the coding sequence ATGCACCCACCCCGAACCCTCACCGGGCTCACCGTCGCCGCGTCCGCCGCGGCCATCCTGGTCGCGGTCGCGCCGGCCACTCCCGCGGCCGCCGCGCCCTCGAACGACCCCAGCTGCAACACGATCGTCAACGGCACCCCGGCCGGGCCGGCCGGGCAGTCCGCGACCGGCTACGTGCTCAACGTGGGCGGCGCCAGCGAACTCGCGAACATCCACACGCCGGCCGGCCAGACCCAGGCCTCGTTCCCGTACATGATCGGCGCGGACACGGTGGCCGCCGACGGCACCCCGATCCGCCGCCAGACCGCGAACTTCAGCCTCACCCCGGACGACGCCAACGCCACGCCGCGCGCGGGCCAGGTCACGTCCGTCGACGGCGCGCAGACGTTCCCGGCGAGTACGTACACGGAGGACGTACTCGCCACGCCCGCGCTCGGCGGCGTCGTGCGGCTGCGCAGCGGCGTGCTGCTCGGCTACAGCTTCAAGGCGCAGGCCGGCAAGCACACCGGCACGCAGGTCACCTACACCGCGTTCCGGTCCACGGACGACGGTGCGACCTGGGCGTCCGAGGACGCGGTCTTCAACATGGTGTCGAACTCGCTCGGCACCCGCGTCGCCGGTCAGCCGCTGGAGCTGACCGACGGCACCATCCTGGTCACGATCTACGGCACGTTCAGCGACGGCGTCAGCGACCGGGTGCAGCTGCTGGCCAGCACGGACGGCGGGCGCACGTTCACCCGGCGGGCGATCATCGCGAACGGCAACGCCAGCAACGGTTACAACGAGACCGGCATCGCGCAGCTGCCGAACGGCAAGCTGATCGCGGTGATGCGCCACCACGTGCCGCAGAGCGACGGTACGGTACGCGGGCTGGGCACGCCGGTCTTCACCACGTCGGCGAACAACGGCACGACGTGGGCCGCGCTCGCGAACCTGAGCGTGTCGTTCCCGTACGGCTTCGACCCGATCAACGACACGACCGGCGCGTTCACGGCCGTCCAGCCGGATCTGAAGCTCATGCCGAACGGTGTGCTGGTGCTGCGCGGCGGCCGCCCGGACAACTGGGTGGCGATCTCCACGAACGGCGAGGGCACCGGCTGGGTCGGCCAGCTGACCTACCGCAACTGCCCGAGCGACGGCAACCGGGTGCACGGCTCGACCGGCTACGGCGGCATCGACTACGTCGCCGCGAACCGGGGCGTGGTGATCGGCGACAACTGCGAGCTGACCTGGGCGTGCGTCACCGCGGCCGAGACCGACTTCACGGTCGACAAGCGCACGAAGGTGTGGCGCCGCTGGTTCGACGTGCTCACCCCGGACGTCGGCCGGATCGACCTGGCCACGAAGTACCGGCAGGGCCACATCTCGGTCAGCACGAACATGACCGACAGCATCACCGGGCACCCGCGCGCGCGTGTCGACGGCGCGTTCGACGGCAGCACGGAATACTGGTCGAGCGCGGTCAAGGCGGACGGCAGCGGCGAGTTCACGATCAATCTGGACCGGCAGTACCCGCTGACCAAGGTCGGCCTGGCGCTGCGCAACGGCCGTCAGGCGACCGGCCACGTCTCCGTCTCGTCCGATCTGACGAACTGGACGCCGGTCGCGACCGCCACCGACCGTACGCACCTGGCGATGGAGTACTTCACGATCCCGGCCGGGACCAACGCCCGGTTCGTCCGGGTGGAGCTTCCCGAGACCGCCGGCTGCGACACCGGCCTCGGCGCCACCTGCGCGTTCCTGAACGAGATCGAGCTCTACTCGGCGATCAACTCGTTCGAGAACGACCCGGTGAACAACCGGCCGCGCGGCTTCACCGAGATCGTGCAGAGCTGGCAGACGCAGCGCACGCCGGAGCTGGCCGACAACAGCAGTGCCTCGGCGCTGCGCATCATCGACACGAACCCGGAGGCGCACTCCCAGGTCAACTTCAACGGCCCCGCGGGTACGACGAAGCGCCTGGAGTTCCGGATCAAGCCGATCGAGCTGCACGGTCACCTGTTCGACGTGGTCGGCCGCAACTCCGCCGGCACGTCCGTGGCCACGCACCACTTCGCGGTGCAGGCGAACGGCTCGCTGGCCCGCTACAACGGCACCGCGTGGGTGACGCTGACGCCGGCCGGCACGATCGGAGTCGGCTCGTGGTCCACGATCGTGGTCACCGCGAACGTGAACACCGCGTCGATCGAGGTCAACGGCGAGACCGTGGCGTCCAACCTGCCGAAGTGGAACACCTCCACCACGCTGTACGGCTACAGGTTCGCAAGTTCCGGCACCGCGCCGGTCGGCGACAACTTCCTGATCGACGACGTGCTCTTCACGTCCTGA
- a CDS encoding sulfite exporter TauE/SafE family protein, translating to MELTAFDWVVLAGAACLIGFAKTGVGGVAGVAVAAFAMVLPAKESTAAILVLLIVGDVLAVALYRKHADWRLLARLLPAVVPGLVFGAWFVHVVDQAVMRRSIAVILLVMVALQLWTRRRRGAAARAREAEATATGGTEAAAGAGRGITLPYTAAAERADVSRAEPTGGFASEPVEARRREAGWRQRVEAYVVGTVAGFATMTANAAGPVMTLYLLLSGRTVMQLLGTGAWYFLLVNVAKVPFSAGLRLFSADALLMDLLLVPALLAGAAAGTLVARRISLTVFGDVTLVLTSVAAALLLL from the coding sequence GTGGAGCTGACCGCGTTCGACTGGGTCGTGCTCGCCGGGGCGGCGTGCCTGATCGGGTTCGCGAAGACGGGCGTGGGCGGGGTCGCCGGGGTGGCGGTGGCCGCGTTCGCGATGGTGCTGCCGGCGAAGGAGTCGACGGCGGCGATCCTGGTACTGCTGATCGTGGGCGACGTGCTCGCGGTCGCGCTCTATCGCAAGCACGCGGACTGGCGGCTCCTGGCGCGGCTGCTGCCCGCGGTGGTGCCAGGGCTGGTGTTCGGCGCGTGGTTCGTGCACGTGGTCGACCAGGCGGTGATGCGGCGGTCGATCGCGGTGATCCTGCTGGTGATGGTGGCGCTGCAGCTCTGGACCCGCCGTCGGCGCGGGGCAGCGGCGCGGGCGCGTGAAGCCGAGGCAACAGCCACGGGCGGAACCGAGGCGGCGGCCGGGGCCGGGCGCGGCATCACGCTGCCGTACACCGCCGCAGCCGAGCGGGCGGACGTGAGCCGGGCCGAGCCGACCGGCGGATTCGCGTCCGAGCCGGTGGAAGCGCGTCGCCGCGAAGCGGGGTGGCGGCAGCGCGTGGAGGCCTATGTGGTCGGGACGGTGGCCGGGTTCGCGACCATGACGGCGAACGCGGCCGGCCCGGTGATGACGCTGTACCTTCTGTTGTCCGGTCGGACCGTGATGCAGCTGCTCGGGACCGGCGCCTGGTATTTCCTGCTGGTCAACGTGGCGAAGGTGCCGTTCAGCGCGGGTCTGCGGCTGTTCAGCGCGGATGCGCTGCTGATGGATCTGCTGCTGGTCCCGGCGCTGCTGGCGGGCGCGGCGGCCGGCACGCTGGTCGCGCGCCGGATCTCGCTGACAGTCTTCGGCGACGTGACGCTCGTGCTGACCTCCGTCGCCGCCGCCCTTCTCCTGCTGTAG